The genomic segment GAGGAGGGGCAACGTCTGGTTGTGTTTGCAAGATGGCTTCGTTAATTCGTTTTGGCAAGCCGGGGCCAGAATAGACCAAGCCACTGTGCAACTGCACAAAATTGGCGCCCGCTGCAAGAAAGGTCAGAGCATCTTGTGGCGCTAGAATGCCGCCTGATCCAATGATAAGGGCATCTGACCACTGTTCCCGTGCCCAGGAGACAAATTTGACGGCTTGCTCGTGTGAACTTCTCCCTGTGGTGTAAACGGAGGTGTTTGCGGATGGTGAAGCTTCCTGAATCGTGCCTCCAGCGACAACGAGACCGTTGAGTCCTGCTTCTTTTGCTGAGATGAGAATGGGGAATGCTTCCAATTCTGTAAGGCTAGGAGGGAGCGCCAGCAAGAGTGGCAGATCAGTTTGGTTACGCAAACAGGAAAAATGTTCCTTCCAAGCTGTATGGCTCCATTCTGGATGTCCCATATTCGCCCGCGCATCAATAGTGAAAAACGAACAAAAACGCTTCAGTTTGTCGATCAGCTCCTGACGCTCTTCTGTGGCTTTTCTCAGGCTAGCTTCTGGTCGGCAGGCCAATCTGACTCCGATAGGGATTTTGATGCCAGAAGCCCCCTCCAGGCGCCTCTCAAGGGCATATATACCATTATTTACCAATGGACTGGAATAGTGGATATTCATCGCGGCAGTGTCACGTTGAATAGTGCCGTGGGAATCAATTGCTTCTTTGGACACAGGTCCCAGCTCTAGAAACCCGAAGCCGAATTTGGACAGAGCCTGAATGGCGATGCATTCTGGGTCCAATCCGGCACCCAACCCGACTGGAGTAGGGAACGTGGCAGGACCAATTGTTTTGGAGAGCTGTGAAGGAGGCTCCATATGTCCCATCCATTCGATGATGAACGGACCACCCGGAATTTTTGCCAAAGCGCCGATTGACTGCAAGGTAATAAATCGGGCCCGTTCGGGTGGCATGAGAAAGAGAAGTGGTCGAAACATCGTTTGATACGACCAGTCTGGCATGGCAGCATCGCCCACCTTTCCTGATTTTTCCCATTTCCATCATATCTCAAAATGTTTGCATAAAAAATAAAAACAGCTGCTCTCTCGTGAAAGAGGCAGCTGTTTTTCGTTTTGGATCGGTTAGCCAGAAATGGCGGTTTGTCTTTTTACGACTTTGATCGTTTTCAGTGTCTCATCTTCAGGGCCTTGTACGGGTAATCCGACTCGGATGTTTTCCTGGATGTACGCGATATTTTCCTCAGTGATTACCTCTCCTGGAAGGAAGATCGGGATGCCTGGAGGATACACCATGATGAACTCAGTGATGACTCGACCTGCTGCTTCCGCCAACGGAATCGTCTCTGTTTCTGCATAGAATGCTTCCCGAGGAGTGGTGGATAGCACAGGGATATTCGGCAGCGAGATGGTAGGCTTCTCTTCTGCTTGTACGTGCGAAAATTCAACGGACAGATCACGCAAGCCATTTACCAGTGTACGGATGGATTCTTCCGTATCTCCCGCAGTAACGAAGCAGAGGATGTTGTACAGATCGCTCATCTCTACCTCAATGTTGTACTTGTCACGCAGCCAGTTCTCGACTTCCCATCCAGTGATTCCGAGATCGCGTACGTGGATGAGGAGCTTGGTTGGGTCCATCGCAAAAGTCGCAGGCTTTCCAAGAATCTCCTTGCCAACGCAGTAGATGCGCGGGATTTCGTTGATCATATCGCGTGCTTTTGCTGCCAGTTCCATCGCTTGATCCGCGAGCATTTTCCCGTTGAGGGCCAAATGCTGACGCGCCATGTCCAACGATGCGAGGAAGATGTAAGAAGTCGAGGTCGTCGTGAGCATGCTCATGACAGTTTTCACCCGATCGACATCGACGAGGCCTTCCCGTACATTCAAGATCGACGTTTGAGTCAAAGAGCCACCGAGCTTGTGTACGCTGGTCGCTGCCATGTCGGCACCTGCTTGCATGGCCGAAATCGGCAGTTCCTCATGAAAATGAATATGCACACCATGAGCTTCGTCGACCAATACAGGAATTTCATAGTTATGCGCAGCCCGCACGATCTCACGCAGGTCACCTGCAATACCGAAGTACGTTGGGTTAATTACCAACAGGGCAGCAGCATCAGGATGGGCTTCCAGTGCTTTTTGCACGGCCTTCACTGTAATCCCGTGAGAAATACCCAGACGCTCGTCCATTGCAGGGTGAATAAAGATTGGGATTGCTCCAGCGAAAATAATCGCCGACATAATCGATTTGTGTACGTTACGCGGTACGATAATTTTGTCGCCAGGACTGCAGGTCGCCATAATCATCGCCATGATGGCACCGCTTGTACCTTGCACGGAAAAAAATGTATGGTCAGCGCCGAATGCCTCGGCTGCCAATTCTTGTGCTTCTTTAATCATTGCCTTCGGGTGATGCAAGTCATCCAATGGCGCAATGTTGATGAGGTCTATCGAAAGAGCGTTGTCCCCGATGAACTCACGAAATGCCGGATGCATACCCATACCCTTTTTATGGCCCGGAATGTGAAATTGAATCGGGTTCCGGTTGGCGTGCTCCAACAACCCGCTGAACAAAGGAGTTTTCATTTGTCTCATTACGATCGCCTCACTTTACTAATCAAGAATATATAGGGGAAAAACAAACAAATTGAGTATAGCAAAATAGGGGGGGAAAGCAAGCGAATTTTTATTCATGTTAACGAGTGGCGGCAGGAGTTTGGCTTGTAAGCCGAGAAGGTCATTAGCACGGGGTGATAAAAGGATGAAAACGAGAGTAACGGAGCTGCTACAAATTACATATCCGGTCGTCCAAGGTGGCTTGGCATATTTGGCTTACGCAGACTTGGCTGCGGCTGTGTCAAATGCCGGGGGACTCGGTCAAATTACGGCTATGTCCTTGCCATCGGCTGATGCACTGCGGGAGGAGATTCGCAAGGTTCGTGCATTGACGGATAAACCGTTTGGTGTGAATTATGCAATTGGTCAACACGGTCGGCCGTATGAAGAAATGCTGGATGTGGCGATTGAAGAGGGAGTGGCAGCTGTTTCGGTAACAGGAGGCAATCCAGAGCCGCTGCTGCGCAGACTCGATGGTCATCCCATCAAAAAGCTTGTCTTGGTTGCGTCTGCCCGCCAAGCACAAAAAGCCGAATCGATTGGCGCGGATGCTGTGATGGCTGTCGGTCAAGAAGGTGGGGGTCATCTGGGACGAGATGATATCGGGACATTTGTTTTGATTCCGCGTGTGGTGGATTCCGTAAAAATTCCGGTATTGGCTAGCGGTGGCATCGGCGATGGTCGGGGGATTTTGGCAGCGCTTGCACTTGGTGCAGAGGGTGTGGAGATGGGGACGCGATTTATTGCGACGCAAGAATGTGTCCATGCGCATTCGGCCTACAAAGAGGCGCTGGTTGCTGGAACGGAGCACGATACTGCAGTTATCAAGCGCACACTGGGGACACCTGCCAGGGTGGTTCGTACACCGGGCTCTGATCATATTCTCCAATTGGAAAAAGAAGGGGCAGGCTACGAGCAGTTAAAGAGCTTCATCAGTGGAGAGAACAATTGCACATTTATTTATGAGGGCGACAGCCAGCGTGGCTTTGGTTGGGCTGGTCAGGTTATTGGATTGATTGATGATGTGCCAAGTGTCCAACAATTGTTTGACCGCATGTTTGGTGATGTGAACAAGTCATTGGATCGACTGCGGTCTTTTTCCTAAAACAAAAGAACAGGCCTGCGTTTTTCAAATGAAAGCGGACCTGTTCTTTTGCATATAACTTAACTAAAGAAAGCGGGAGGCGGTCTATCCACGAGAATTTCCTAATGTATAGAGCTTGCTCAACACCCCAAATGTTTCTTCGAGACGACTCACCAATGCTTCACCGTCTGCCAGGATTGGATCATGACGATCAATGGTAATTCCACAGAGCAACTCCGCTTTTTTTACCTGTGCCAGCCTGTCCACCAGCTTTTTTACGCCAGCCGTTCCCAACTCTTTTTGAGACGTGCTTGCTGGTTGCATATGATCTGGAGACCAGTGAAAATGCTCCGGAACCAACGCGATGACCTCATCTAGACGCTCGTTAAAAGCATGGCTGATGATCTCTTTGGAAGGAGACTCGTAGATTACCGCGTACCAAACGAACAAATGTGTTCCCCACAAGCCGATTTGAAAGTGCGGGTGTTTTTTGTAACCGCGTTTATCATTAGCCCAGGCAACCCACGTATCTGCAGGTGGGTTCACCGTACGGCGTGCATGCTTTGCTATGTGCGTAAACATTTCATCCCCGGTTGCTACGGAGAGAAAAGGCGCAAAGTGCTGGCTGAGTACTTCGAATTTGGGACGGATATTGGTTTTGATCGCATCCATCCGAGAATCCAGTCCATCAATGGCAAAAACATCAAAATCTTCTTGACGAAAGCCTGAAAACGTTGGCATGTAACAAACACCTCTTTTAAGCATCATCGAACCCCACTGGAAAGAAAAGGGCGATCGTCCCCGTCAAGGGAGCTTGGAATCCTCCATATGATATCATACCATCCAGGAAAAAAATACATGCCGAGTTTTATGAATAGCAAAACCAAAGCCTGAATAATATGATATACCACTCACTCCCTTACGGCGAAAATGATATCTGAGTATTCTGTCAACGGGAGGGGCCTGTAGAAGATGAATCTCGGCATGGAGTTGGAGTATTTTCATTTGGCAGTTTGGTTTGACCGCAAAACATTGCACGCGATGGTGCAGGCCCTGGTGGAAGCAGGGGTGAGCGTCACGTGGAAAGAATCTCCCGAGCAGTTTCACCTCCTCGTGAACACCACAGATGGCCGATCCGACTGGAAAATGCAGCGTTTAAATGGGTCCTATAAGCTGCACATTGCAGGCATTCCTGTCAATGATTCGCGGGTGGCACTCGTACTGTACCACTTCGTAGAGAGGGCAAAAGGGCATGCCATGATCAAGGTCACTTTTGAAGAGTGCGTCTTGCTGAAGCAAATCCAGTACGGAGAAGTTGTCAGAATAGTGGAATTAAAAGGAGCTGAGAAAAAAGTGATCTATGAAAAATTTTGCAATGTAACGATGGATCAGGTAATTGCCGCGATGAAACGACGTGACTCGGAAGAACGCATCCCGGTGCTGCGTCTGGAGTTGGATTATGAACTGGCGACGTTGTATGACGCGATGCAAGCAAAAGACCAAAGTCAAATGAAGCAGTCCACAGAGCGATTAAAACAGCTCCGTCGGGAAATGTTGCTTTTGGAAGCGTAGGCAGACTGGAGGATAGCCAAAGGACGATGAGTTTGACACAAACCAATACGGAATGAAAAAGCGACATCTCAAACAAATGAGGGTGTCGCTTTTTTTGGTGTGAAAGTCATCTGTTTAGGAATTGTTGTTTTTATGAAAGACTTGTTTGAATGGGAGGCCCGGCGGTTGTACAATAAAGAAGGTTTTTGACAGCATATTTACGCACGCGCCGGAAAGGAAGAAAAGTTTTGGAAGCATTCCTATCACAAATCCCCAATGTAGCGATCCTGCTTTTAGCCGTCATCGCATTGACACTGATCCTGTTTTGGATCGTGATTATGCAGTCTGTCCGGATTAGTCGATTGAGGAAATCAATCAACCGGATTATGACAGGGACGGGAGGAGCCAATCTCGAGGAAGGCTTGCACAGACTGCTGGATCAGGTAGAGGAAATGAAAAAGCAGCACAGTGATCAGCAGTTTGCCATTAATCGTCTGTCACAACGAATGGCAGCGCAATGCGGCAAAGTAGCGATTATCCGTTACAATGCCTTCGGGGATGTCGGCAGTGATCTTAGCTTTTCGCTGGCGGTAACAGATGACGCTGGGAACGGCGTCGTGATCACCAGCATTTTTGGACGAGAAGAATCTCGCGTGTACGCCAAGCCGCTTGAGCAAGGGACATCGAGCTACCATTTGTCTGAAGAAGAACAGGCTGCGATCAAAAAAGCGATGACCTCAACCACAGGGATATAAGTCCCTCTGAATTTCAATGAAACAGCAAGCATATGAATGAATCAGGGAGTTCTTTTCATTTCCCTGCGTCTGATTGCGGATATTCCGGTTTTTTGCTAAAATTCATCGCTATTTTGCTCAAGACTTTTGAGGGCATCTGAGATATAATAAAGGTGTCAAAAGTAGCTTTTTTGCGAAAAACAAAAAGTAGGTGATCCGCCTTCATTACCCAAATCGATTTTCGATTCGCGGGGCAAGGCCAGGTTCTACAGCGTTCTTTTGTTGACACTTAGCGTATCTCCTCAGATTTGGATAACTGTTCGGTCGTACTCGGCCCATGCAAACCAAAAGAATTGAGGAGATATTTATGGCACAGCGTTTAGCAACTAATTACGCCAAGGCCTATTTTACGGTGAATGAAGAAGAGCTGAACCAGTTCGTTTCGCTTTTCACCAATGAACACATTTCAGTCCAAGTCAAAGTGTGTGACAATGGCGATCGTGACGTAATCTTGAATGACAAGAACGGCGAAATTCAATTGAGTTTTTGCCGGGTTGGCAGCCGCTACTCATGCGACAGCTCGTATCTGATCCGAGATCGACAGCTGGCAAATGCCATGAGAAAAGCAATGAAAGCGTTCCGAGGCTATGGAATTGTCCACCGGATTTATGACGGCTTCACAATGGTGTATCACTACGATCAAGGATCGGTTGTGAGCATTCAGGAGCTAACCGGAGACGAAGAAGTGTCCATCTTTGAAAATAACTCATTGCACATGGCCAATGAGCTGGAGGCTTTGTTCCAGCAGGATGGCAGTGAGCAGGAGATTGAGTCCTTACGTCAAGAAACGGACCGATGGCTGGATTTGCGTAATTGGGCAAAGAGAACTGCCCCAGAAAAACTTCCAGCAATTGATGTTCGATTAGTTACGTTGTCGCGACGTCTATTTGAATTAGAAGTTTAGTGAAAGAAGGGTGCCTTGGGCGCCCTTTTTTATGTATTGGTTCCTGATACGGTGCTGAGGCAGCATGGCGATCACACAGTGAATAACAAAAAGCGGGTTTCCTCCTAAACAAGGGGTGCCCGCTTTTGTTGTTTGTCCTTCCCTTAGCGTAATGGCTTGCTCATATTGTACCAAATTGCTCCAGCATGATCTGAGCTGGAAACGCCGTTGTTGAGATATCCATGACTTTCATAGTAGCCAATCAGATTTTCTTTACACGTAAGCGTGATCGTCTCACGACCGGTTACCCTTGCTGATGCTTCCAGGTGTGCTAGGAGCATGGAGGCAATGCCGCGATTTTGAAAAGCGGGGGAAACCGCTAACCCTAAAATGGTTTGATGTCCGCCAGATGCCGGATTTTCTTTAATGGATTGAAACAGGTCATCGGTAATGAAGGTGGATTCGATGACGGGTCCATTAACCAAACCCGCAATGATTCCATCCGCTTCCGCTACAAAAAAACTGTCAGGAATCAATCGAATACGCTTCTCGAATGCTTCCTGTGTTGCAGCTTCCTCTGGTGAGAAGCAAAGGTGCTCGATGGCGATTAGTGCTGGCAAGTCTTCTGCTTTGGCATTACGGATAGTAATCATGTATAGCGATCCTCTCCATTCTGGTCCATTTCTAAAAGTGTAGCATATCTCATAATATGTGAAAGCCATTTGTAGCAGGTGGCGTTCCTCCATTCTGTAGAGATAGCCGTCGGCCTATTTGTATTGTTCTTATAGATTATTGAAAAAGGGTATTGTCAAACTAGGCCGATGCATGGTATTGTTGTTTTCGTTGGAAACAGGATTAGGAACCAGGATTCACTTTAAAGGGTGGATAACAACGGAAACCGCCCCCGTTAGTGAATGACGCAGGTCCTAGCGATGTTTAACATTACACTCGTTAGGAAGGGGGAACCGAAAGATGGAATATTCGACTTTCGGAAGACACGTTGCTGTTGACACATGGGGAGTTCAGTTTGATTTGTTGAACGACGCAGAATTTTTGAAAAAGGAAATGATTGAGGCTGCTGAGGCATGCGGTGCTACGGTGCTGAGTGTGCAAGCGAAGCAGTTTTCTCCTCAGGGTGCTACCGTACTGGTTCTTCTCTCGGAAAGCCACCTGTCCATTCATACGTATCCTGAGCGCGGCTTTGCTGCTCTGGATTGCTACACGTGTGGGGAAACCGTTGATCCGCAAATTGCCATCGACTACTTGGTATCCGTGCTGAAGCCGGAAAAAACTTACGCGAAGAAATTAGTTCGTGGTTTGGGTGAACTGCAAGTTGTTGAGCCAGAAATGAAACTGGTTGAAGCGGCAAAGTAAGTAACAAATGGAAAAGTTTTCAAGAGGTGCGGGCTGATTCCGCACCTCTTTTATATGGAGCTTCGGTTCATATTTGTCATCATGGAGTGACAGTAGGAGTTCTGCGGCCGATATCGTGGAGCAGAGAACGAAATTCCGTGGATGTATTGGTGATCTGGCTGTTCATGTCGGGTCTCACATCAACTTGATTGGTCCGATGCGTCGCTTCTTCATAAATATCTGCATGGATGGCACGAATCCGGTCGAATGTGGCTGCGTCGGAGGCTACTTGGATCGAGAAGTTGGGAACACGTGAACGAACGGCTGAATGGACCTGCTGTTCGATTATGCGCGTTTGCTCAGGGCCGAAATTTTTCCGAACACGAATTCCGATGACGGCATCTGTGCCGCTGACGAGAACAGTAGCACGTTCCACGCCAGGCACGTCATCTGCGGCCATGGTGAGCTGCTCAGCCAAATCCTGATTAAAACCATTGACCGTATATCCGTTTCGATAATTACGGGCATTGATTCCGCCAGTGTAGGCATGATAATCATGAGCGAGGCTTGTTCTTGCACCTGGGGCCTGTTGATAGGCGGTATTTTGTGTGTGCGCTTGATTTTTTGGCTGGCTGCTCGAGCTAGCGCATCCGGTCATCATGGTTGCAATCATAAGCAAGCCAACCAAACATTTCGGGCTGTACCGTTTCATACGTATGCCACCTCCATTTTCCTTAGTATGACGAAAATAAAGTCCCTTACTCTGGAAGTGGCTCCCGTAAAAAACTGCCCATTGTGCCGCGTTTCACTACCTGTTAATATGGAAGGTATGCATAATAGAGGAGGTTCACATGAAGCGTCTTGACATACGCAACATTGCAATTATTGCCCACGTTGACCACGGAAAAACCACACTGGTTGACAAACTTTTGATCCAATCGGGCACATTCCGCTCGAACCAACAGGTAGAAGAGAGAATGATGGACTCCAACGACCTGGAGCGCGAGCGTGGAATTACGATCCTGGCGAAAACCACTTCTGTCAAATACAAAGATTTCACGATTAACATCTTGGATACACCAGGCCATGCTGACTTCGGTGGCGAGGTTGAGCGTATCATGAGCATGGTGGATGGCGTTCTGTTGATCGTAGACGCATTCGAAGGCTGTATGCCACAAACGCGCTTTGTATTGAAAAAAGCGCTGGAAGCAAAAGTTACCCCTATCGTTGTCGTGAACAAAGTAGACCGCGACAATGCACGTCCTCAAGAAGTTATCAACGAAGTGTACGACCTGTTCATTGATCTGGATGCGACGGAAGACCAGCTGGAATTCCCAATCGTATATGCTTCCGGTCTGCAAGGGATTGCAGGACTTGAGCCAGATAAGCTGGAAGGCGACCTTCGCCCACTGTTTGACACCATCGTAGAGCATATGCCTGCTCCTGACGCAGACGAATCTGCTCCGCTCCAAATGCAAGTAACCATGCTGGACTACAACGACTTTTTGGGTCGTATCGGGATTGGCCGCATCTATCGCGGAACCATGAACCTGAATGAAATGGTATCCGTCACTACACGCGAAGGCGAAGTGAAAAAAGCACGGATTCAAAAGCTGTTCGGTTTCTCCGGTCTGCAACGTGTTGAGCAAAAAACAGCAAGAGCAGGAGATATCGTAGCCATTTCTGGTATTGACGATATCAACGTAGGGGAGACCGTTTGCCACGTTGATCATCCAGAGGCATTGCCACTCTTGAAAATTGACGAGCCTACCCTGCAAATGACGTTCCTCGTGAATAACAGCCCGTTTGCTGGTCGCGAAGGTAAGCACGTGACTTCCCGCAAGCTGCGTGATCGTCTGATGGCTGAGCTGGAGACAGATGTATCTTTGCGTGTAGATGAAACAGATTCACCAGATGCGTATGTGGTTTCTGGACGCGGTGAATTGCACTTGTCCATCTTGGTAGAGAACATGCGTCGTGAAGGCTTTGAGCTGGGTGTGTCCAAGCCTGAGGTTATCATTCGTATGATCGATGGTCAAAAAATGGAACCGGCTGAGCTGTTGATCATTGATGTGCCTGAGGAATACACAGGGGCGGTTATGGAGACATTGGGTCAACGTAAAGCCGAGATGGTTAACATGATCAACAACGGCTTCGGACAAGTTCGTCTGGAATTTATTATTCCATCCCGCGGTTTGATTGGATATCGTACAGAGTTCTTGACGATTACACGCGGTTACGGAATTCTCAACCACTCCTTCGACAGCTACCGTCCACTTGTACCAGGAGCGGTAGGAGGACGTCACGCAGGGGTACTCATTTCCCACGAGACAGGAACAGCTACCACGTACGGCTTGATGTCCGTAGAAGATCGCGGAACGATGTTCATTCAGCCAGGTACAGAAGTATACGAGGGAATGATCGTAGGTGAGCATAACCGCGACAACGATCTGACCGTTAACGTATGTAAAGAAAAGCATGCGACCAACGTACGTTCTGCGACCAAGGATGAGACTGTCAAAATGAAGGCTCCTCGCATGTTGTCTTTGGAAGAGGCGCTGGAATATCTGAACGACGATGAGCTGTGCGAAGTAACACCACAATCCGTTCGTTTGCGCAAAAAATATCTGAACAAATCAGATCGTGAGCGCTATGAGAAGCAAAAACGCTGGGAAGCACAACCGCAAGCGTAAGATGGAAAGAAAAGAACGCCACTTTATCCTGCTTGGGATGAAGTGGCGTTTTTGTTTGGGCTGTCCTTACAACAGACTTTCAATATCAGAGATGAGCTCTTCAGGTTGAGTACGAGCACTGATACGTTTTACGACATGACCGTCTTTATCCACGAGAAATTTGGCGAAGTTCCATTCGATATCTGGATTTTCTTCGCTCGGGGCATGTTCCTTTAAGTGCTGATACAACGGATGAGTACCAGGACCATTGACATCGATCTTCGCAAACAGCGGGAACGTCACGCCGTAATTACGATCGCAGAACGTTGCGATTTCATCTTCTGTTCCTGGCTCTTGCCCAGCGAACTGGTTGCAAGGGAAGCCAAGAACAACGAGACCCTTATCCTGATAACGCTCATACAGCTCCTGCAGGCCTTTGTATTGAGGGGTAAGGCCGCATTGGCTGGCGACGTTCACGATTAGCAGGACATGCCCTTTGAAGGAGGCCAATGTCTTCTCTTCACCGGAAATCGTTTTGACGGCAATATCATACAAACTCATTTTATTTCCACCTTTTTCTACTGACATATCCTCATCATAGCATGTACGGCGAAATTCATGCCAGCAACATGGAAGGGCCTGCCGTTTTTTGACACAGAATCCACCACCTGATAAAGTAAGAAAGATAGCGTTTTCCTAAGAAAAAAGGAGTGACTATTCGTTTCATTCCGCCTATGAGGGTGGCATGTGAAGCGGTAGGAGTTTCACCGCTTGAAGACAGGAGAGATAAGTGATGGACTGGATACAAATCGCATCAACCTATGTGCCAACGAATCCAGATCAGCTCACAGCATATGACAGCTTTCGCATATGGGCTGACAAATATCGGGCTTGGATTTTGTTTGTGGAACTAATTATCGTCTATTATCTTGGCTTTGCTACCCGTATCCGTATGCCTATTTTGAAAAACTTGCTCTTGTACATTCTTTTGTTTGCTGGAGCTCTCATTTTCGCTATTTTGGATGTGCAGCTTCCTGTGAAAAGTGCAATGCTGGTGGCGATTGCGATTCTCGTGATTGTAAAGGTACGGATCAAGCCGGAGCAAACTGGGCGAAAGTGAGGAGAACCGCGTGAAGCGTGAAGATGCACTTTTTAACTGGCTCCAAATTCAAGTGGTTGCCGATGCGCGACCAGAAGACCGCTCTGCTTTGGATACAGCTGCTTTTTTCTTGCAATTGCTGCAAGAGGATCATCAAATCAGCGATATCGGCTATCGACAGGAAGGCAGCTGGTACGTGCTATTTGGGAACGCTGATTCACAGCCTATGGAAGTGCGATACCCTGCTGAATCAGTCGAATCTTTATTGGTTGCGATTGAAAGTGAACCCAAGTACAACTGCAACTAGCAGGACAAAGACTCCCCTCCACTTGCCGAAATGATTCGGAAGTTGGGGGGAGTTTTTTGTATTAAGCGCTTTTTATAGGTAATAAGATGCGGTTTCTTGGATGATGCAACTTTTGAAAATGATTTCCCGTCAATATTCATGCCCCAAGCATGCAGGGGGATTTTGGCAGACTAGAAGGGGGAACTACCATTGAAAAAGTACATGACCAAACCCGTATTAGCGGTGGTGACAGCTGCAGGTATTCTTGGCTGTTTGACGCCAATTTTTGCCGATGCAAGCTCGATTGCTAGTCCAAGCGCCACAAA from the Brevibacillus brevis genome contains:
- the typA gene encoding translational GTPase TypA translates to MKRLDIRNIAIIAHVDHGKTTLVDKLLIQSGTFRSNQQVEERMMDSNDLERERGITILAKTTSVKYKDFTINILDTPGHADFGGEVERIMSMVDGVLLIVDAFEGCMPQTRFVLKKALEAKVTPIVVVNKVDRDNARPQEVINEVYDLFIDLDATEDQLEFPIVYASGLQGIAGLEPDKLEGDLRPLFDTIVEHMPAPDADESAPLQMQVTMLDYNDFLGRIGIGRIYRGTMNLNEMVSVTTREGEVKKARIQKLFGFSGLQRVEQKTARAGDIVAISGIDDINVGETVCHVDHPEALPLLKIDEPTLQMTFLVNNSPFAGREGKHVTSRKLRDRLMAELETDVSLRVDETDSPDAYVVSGRGELHLSILVENMRREGFELGVSKPEVIIRMIDGQKMEPAELLIIDVPEEYTGAVMETLGQRKAEMVNMINNGFGQVRLEFIIPSRGLIGYRTEFLTITRGYGILNHSFDSYRPLVPGAVGGRHAGVLISHETGTATTYGLMSVEDRGTMFIQPGTEVYEGMIVGEHNRDNDLTVNVCKEKHATNVRSATKDETVKMKAPRMLSLEEALEYLNDDELCEVTPQSVRLRKKYLNKSDRERYEKQKRWEAQPQA
- a CDS encoding YlaH-like family protein, which translates into the protein MDWIQIASTYVPTNPDQLTAYDSFRIWADKYRAWILFVELIIVYYLGFATRIRMPILKNLLLYILLFAGALIFAILDVQLPVKSAMLVAIAILVIVKVRIKPEQTGRK
- a CDS encoding glutathione peroxidase, which gives rise to MSLYDIAVKTISGEEKTLASFKGHVLLIVNVASQCGLTPQYKGLQELYERYQDKGLVVLGFPCNQFAGQEPGTEDEIATFCDRNYGVTFPLFAKIDVNGPGTHPLYQHLKEHAPSEENPDIEWNFAKFLVDKDGHVVKRISARTQPEELISDIESLL